A part of Oncorhynchus clarkii lewisi isolate Uvic-CL-2024 chromosome 17, UVic_Ocla_1.0, whole genome shotgun sequence genomic DNA contains:
- the LOC139370320 gene encoding zinc finger protein 135-like, translating into MKQHERIHTGEKPYYCSQCGKSFVRSGELKIHERIHTGEKPYHCSQCGKSFSRKACLNQHERIHTGEKPYHCSQCGKSFNQKSNLKAHERIHTREKPYHCFQCGRCFNQSLRLKQHERIHTGEKPYHCSQCGRCFNQSRELKQHERIHTGEKPYHCSQCGKCFNRLRVLKQHERIHTGEKPYHCSQCGKCFNRSGELKRHERIHTGEKPYHCSQCGKCFNQRDHLKRHERIHTGEKPYHCSQCGKCFNRSDELKQHERIHTGEKPYHCSQCGKCFNRSDELKQHERIHTGEKPYHCSQCGKCFNRSEELKQHERIHTGEKPYHCSQYPLKICQVGWRASLRSYFQDFF; encoded by the exons atgaaacaacatgagagaatacacacgggagagaagccttactactgctcccagtgtggaaagagtttcgtCCGTTCGGGGGAGCTGAAaatacatgagagaatacacacaggagagaagccttaccactgctcccagtgtggaaagagtttcagcCGGAAAGCATGCCTGAAccaacacgagagaatacacacaggagagaagccttaccactgctcccaatgtggaaagagtttcaacCAGAAATCAAACCTGAAAGctcacgagagaatacacacaagagagaagccttaccactgcttccAATGTGGAAGGTGTTTCAACCAGTCGTTGAGGCTGAaacaacacgagagaatacacacaggagagaagccttaccactgctcccaatgtggaaggTGTTTCAACCAGTCGAGggagctgaaacaacatgagagaatacacacaggagagaagccttaccactgctcccaatgtggaaagtgtttcaaccggtTGAGGgtgctgaaacaacatgagagaatacacacaggagagaagccttaccactgctcccaatgtggaaagtgtttcaaccggtCAGGGGAgctgaaacgacatgagagaatacacacaggagagaagccttaccactgctcccagtgtggaaagtgttttaaCCAGAGAGATCACCTGAaacggcatgagagaatacacacaggagagaagccttaccactgctcccaatgtggaaagtgtttcaaccggtCGGATgagctgaaacaacatgagagaatacacacaggagagaagccttaccactgctcccaatgtggaaagtgtttcaaccggtCGGATgagctgaaacaacatgagagaatacacacaggagagaagccttaccactgctcccaatgtggaaagtgtttcaaccggtCGGAggagctgaaacaacatgagagaatacacacaggagagaagccttaccactgctcccaat atcctctcaagatctgtcaggttggatggagagcgtcgctgcgcagctattttcaggatttCTTCTGA
- the LOC139370322 gene encoding zinc finger protein 135-like has product MRKCTREKHYHCSQCGKSFHQKAHLKAHERIHTGEKPYHCSQCGKCFNQSGELKQHERIHTGEKPYHCGKSFNRKANLKQHERIHTGEKPYHCSQCGKCFNQSGELKLHERIHTGEKPYHCSHCGKCFVHLEVLKQHERIHTGEKPYHCYQCGKGFNQRGHLKLHERIHTGEKPYHCSHCGKCFVRSVELKQHERIHTGEKPYHCSQCGKSFSRKAFLNQHERIHTGEKPYHCSQCGKRFNHSGKLNRHERIHTGEKPYHCSQCGKFFSQIGYLKQHERIHTGEKPYHCSQCGKCFNNSGTLKRHERIHTGQKPYHSS; this is encoded by the coding sequence atgagaaaaTGCACACGGGAGAAGcattaccactgctcccagtgtggaaagagttttcaCCAGAAAGCACACCTGAAAgctcatgagagaatacacacaggagagaagccttaccactgctcccaatgtggaaagtgtttcaaccagtcgggggagctgaaacaacatgagagaatacacacaggagagaagccttaccactgcggAAAGAGTTTCAACCGGAAAGCAAACCTGAaacaacacgagagaatacacacaggagagaagccttaccactgctcccaatgtggaaagtgtttcaaccagtcCGGGGAGCTGAAactacatgagagaatacacacaggagagaagccttaccactgctcccattgTGGAAAGTGTTTCGTCCATTTGGAGGTGCTGAaacagcatgagagaatacacacaggggagaagccttaccactgctaccAGTGTGGAAAGGGTTTCAACCAGAGAGGACACCTGAAactacatgagagaatacacacaggagagaagccttaccactgctcccattgTGGAAAGTGTTTCGTCCGTTCGGTGGAGCTGAaacaacacgagagaatacacacaggagagaagccttaccactgctcccagtgtggaaagagtttcagcCGGAAAGCATTCCTGAAccaacacgagagaatacacacaggggagaagccttaccactgctcccagtgtggaaagcgtTTCAACCATTCAGGGAAGCTGAAtcggcatgagagaatacacacaggagagaagccttaccactgctcccaatgtggaaagtttTTCAGCCAGATAGGAtacctgaaacaacatgagagaatacacacaggggaaaagccttaccactgctcccagtgtggaaagtgtttcaacaatTCAGGGACgctgaaacgacatgagagaatacacacagggcagAAGCCTTACCACTCCTCCTAG